The Bradysia coprophila strain Holo2 chromosome III, BU_Bcop_v1, whole genome shotgun sequence region ATTAAAGAGTTAAGGAAATGGTTTTGGTGAGTAAAAGTTGGTAAGTTTTGTGCTAAGCCATTTATGAAGCTACACTAACCTGGTGGGTATGAAGTTCTGTACGTCCAACGAAGAGTACATCTGCTACATCTGACATTAGCTGGGAGCTGAATACGTACACCTACATCTCCATTTTGGTGGTCACCACCTGAGCACATCATATTTCCGCTGCGAATTTCTCTGTCTCCACTAGCTAGATTAAGACGTGTGAAGCAAGTGTTCGTCTCAGTAACTTGTGGACAAAGGTCAAATTCCATGTGCCCACGGTGGTTGGCATTCATGTGAACGGTGGCCCAGATGACCTGATTAAGGATAATAAAGTGTCAATTGGGTGTCGCTGTAGTCATTTCATTCAATACACATATCTATAGTAGATACTTACAGTTCCAGCCATATAATTACCGGTGATTATTCCCTTGTCGTATCTGCCACCTTGATTAGCGTGGGTATTTCCTGGAGCATCTCCGCAACGTCCACAAGTAGAATATTGCAAATTCTGttggacatttccacaccaaACACCGTTGTCATCCCACCAGAAGGGCTGTTGACCACCCAAGCTCGGATCACGGAAAACACTTGTTCTGGCTAAGGGAACGCTGACATGGCCATGAGGCTCAACGAGAGCAATTCCAGCGACGAGTACAGTTAAAACAATTAGTTTGTTCATGTTGTTTAATTCTCTGACTTCAGCAAATTAATACAGTCAGAAAGGCATCTTCTTTTCTTATATAGGAAGCTACAATCAATTGTTGTATAAGAGAGTACTTAACAAATTATTGATAAAAAGGTTTCAACATTGACTTATCATTAGAAAGATTAACTATACAACAAGGGGGTACTAACTGATTAACTGGGACCACCTGGAAATCAACAAGTATAGAAGAAATATCTCTCATGCAATCTGTATATTGTTCTGCATGGAAGGTCGTTTGTATTGTTTTCGAGATTGACATTTCGATTATATAATTGTACTAAACGGTATACGTTGTTTCTTAGTTAACTAGTGCAATACCCGGGTCTACTTAAATTTTATGACTAAATATGCCTCCCCGATTTCCTTCCATTCCAAACGATCCactgccacttgttgccaatttgtGCTATTCTCTTAATTCCATTTGTCCACCGTTCTGGTGGTCTGCCTCTAGGTCTCGTTGTAAATGGTCTCCAGTTTAAGATGGTTTTGTTCCAACGTTCATTTGTACTTCTTACAATATGTCCTGCCCAGCTCCACGTTAAAGATGCTACTCTTTCCATGACACCAACGACTTTTGCTTGCGTGTGAAACACTCTACGTTTCATACTATTGTTCAacttgcttttgaaaattagtttgAGTTTCCCGAACCCTAAACATGCAAGATCAATTCTACGTTTGACTATGAATTTCTGCAGTTCGGTTGTCCAGATCCAATTTCAGTTTATGACGTAGGTATAAAAAtaactgtcgactcgttcaatgacaatTGGACCAATTTTGTCTATGTTATCGTCAACGTTTGTTATGACTTTCGTTTTCGACAGCCTTGAGACCAACTAGTCGGTATGCCAAGTTTCAAGTCTTTAGGACTTTCGGTCTGGTCTACATCCGATCTGCTGCATTCACGAAGCGCTGGCCAGTCACAGGTTACGAATGTCCTTTTCATAGCTCTATTTGCAGGCCAGCCCATGACGACCACATCTTGTCCACCAGCATTCCACACACGCATGTATGAGAATGACAAACTGGCAATTTAGAACGTAAGCAAGCAGCAATCCGAAATGTTTTAGCGTCTAGCAAGGTGAGCAATGACGAACATGAAAGAACGTTTAGCCATGAACTGGAGGCTTATGCTGTGTTTGCCAACAGTCTTGCCTTCTCCACTTCCGCCGAACTGTTCTCCAGAAGTTGATCGTCAATACTGCACACATGGTTTCATCCCAATGATATCGAAAACGAAATGTACACAACGGACCCTCCAAGACTTCCTTTCCCGTAATCGGCGGCTGAATGAAGTACGGTAAAATCCGTCGCACCAAATCGGAAAAGGAATGGCATGAGCATAAGAAACTAGGCTAGTGCCGTTTCTTATGCTAAGACCACCACATTTCACTGATAAGGAGCATTCAATTGTGAAAATCAGAAAGTCTCAAACGTTGCTCATGGATTATTAACAGACATTGACGATGCATTGTGTACCTGCTTCCCaattgttgttttgaagaAAGGAGAGCTATCCAGAGCCGAATGCGAAGTATGTGTTCCCAATCGTCAACACAAACgaatacaataaaattgatttaccgTGCAAAAGCGCATGAAAGGCTAAAATAGCTAAAGTACGACTGCGGCCTTTTTACAGGGGATGTCTGTTTCTCGCAAATATAGGCCCACAAAGTAGACTATTGCTCGGGTGTTAGCTCACGTTGGGGGCTTGCAAGGTTCTACCGTAAGATTCTACCGAAATTCAATTTAGGTGGTCTGTAATATTTGGATCACTGTTAGCGTACTAAATATCTTACTACAACTATTACCACTGATATGGTCCTTCCATCTATTCGAGGATGCACATTAAGGACAATTTCTGACAAATTCATTCACCAAATACTACGTAGTTTTCtgctttcaaattttatttgaaattattcccttgactgaaagtcaagggtcttatgccagaaaataccctaaaatgttagtaaccatacagtgtatgaaaaattatcaaaactttaattgtttgaaataatttttttttgtcacgacgataacttgagtaattcttaaccgatttggatgatattttttttaatcgacgaggaatgaaattcctgaggttaagttcgaagatgagccatgtcgggataaggttctggaaactattccagaaaaacatgattttattgataattgtaattgataatACAGTGCTGATAATTGCTATTGTGataatgataatttaatgataatttaatgtgttgtggtgatattatataaaatgtttttaaaaacgTAGAAGAATGGGATttctgaggttaagttcgaggATGGGCAATGtataaggttctggaaactatttcagaaaaataagtATCTGATAATAATAttgttcccttgactgaagtcaagggtcttacgccagaaaataccctaaaatgttggtaacagtttacagtacagtgtatgaaaaattatcaaaacctTAATTGTTTgtagccatttttttttgtcatcacgataacttgagtaattcttaaccgattttgatgattttttttagaaggtGGGCTATGTCGGGAtataaggttctggaaactattccagaaaacaggattttactctgttgatactTGATAATACATGATATTATACCGCTGATAATTGATTTTGTGAtaatttatgataatttaatgtgttgtggcgatattgtatgaaatgttatcaaaaacgtaattgtttgtaaccattttttttgtcatgacgataacttgagtaataaTTCTTAactgattttaataaaatttcttttaatcgacgaggaatggaaTTCCCGAGATTAAGGTCGGAAGCTATTCCATTTACtatgttgataattgataattattggtAATTGATCATTGATGATTCCCTTCACTGAGAGAAGAAGATACGTCTGTTTTGAATGAAGTCGTTTcctgttgtcaaagttcggatTAACAGTTAATTGGAACAAACTTTTAGGACTGTCGTATGACttttaagaaaacaaaataatttaccgCATTAACTTAAGTATGGTtgccactcaacaaaaaagtactccttgAGATAGCGAACTGTCAAGTAAAGaaagcaaaaattcattttttgtggtaaatggtaaatggagaaaaaaaatggttactaCAGTGGTATTATTGATATTTAGGTATTTATCTTCGTTCTGGTTACTTCATTTTCGCATTAATGCCACAGCGAAGAATTCGCCTAATTTAAAATACAATGCACTACggcaattatttattatttaatgcCACCACGAAAAAGGCTGTTGGCGCAACCTTCTAATAATACAACCTTGGAAACCACAGCGGATCATACTGATACAGACAGAGTGTGAGTTGTGTGGATTGAgtggaattcattgaaaacgtcAAATTCCTAACAAaaaagacatttgaaatgttggcGACTGTACCTGAAATTACATATACAGTGAGCATATAGTATTACAAACAAGCAATTctaacattagacaactccgacgagtgtgaagttttcggcccgagcgaagcgagggtcgtaattcacacgagttacGGTATCATATTGCAATCTTAGACAGCTCGAACGAGTGAGAAGTTTGCGGCTAGGCCAAACCTAATATTAGACAACTcgtacgagtgtgaagtttgcggcccgagcgaagcgagggtcgtaattcacac contains the following coding sequences:
- the LOC119077845 gene encoding uncharacterized protein LOC119077845, with amino-acid sequence MNKLIVLTVLVAGIALVEPHGHVSVPLARTSVFRDPSLGGQQPFWWDDNGVWCGNVQQNLQYSTCGRCGDAPGNTHANQGGRYDKGIITGNYMAGTVIWATVHMNANHRGHMEFDLCPQVTETNTCFTRLNLASGDREIRSGNMMCSGGDHQNGDVGVRIQLPANVRCSRCTLRWTYRTSYPPAPDACFNPNPAQTFRNCVDIAIH